A region of Macaca thibetana thibetana isolate TM-01 chromosome 20, ASM2454274v1, whole genome shotgun sequence DNA encodes the following proteins:
- the LOC126943920 gene encoding metallothionein-2 yields MDPNCSCATDVSCACAGSCKCKECKCTSCKKSCCSCCPVGCAKCAQGCVCKEASEKCSCCA; encoded by the exons ATGGACCCCAACTGCTCCTGCGCCACTG ATGTCTCCTGCGCCTGCGCCGGCTCCTGCAAATGCAAAGAGTGCAAATGCACCTCCTGCAAGAAGA gctgctgctcctgctgccccGTGGGCTGTGCCAAGTGTGCCCAGGGCTGCGTCTGCAAAGAGGCGTCGGAGAAGTGCAGCTGCTGTGCCTGA